From the Deltaproteobacteria bacterium genome, the window AGTTGCCAACTGGGCAATCAAGGTGGGGGAGCTCTACCCGGATCTGCTAGCTAAGGCAAACAAAGAAGCCGCCAACCATAAAAGGCCATCGACAGGACTTCGAGAGCTAGCAGCAAGGATAAGCTCCTGCATATCGACTGGCGACTTTGCCGGCCTAGTGGAGGTGGATACTGCTGAGCGACCGAGGAATGTCAGATACCTTTCAGTCGAAAGTAAAGCTGCACTGATTGAACGTGACATCACATCAGATACCGAGCCTCTGACTCGTGATCAAAGAATCGCACAAGATCTACAATCGCTATCTACCAAAGATTTTTACCGTCTTGAAGAAATGAAAGCAGTGGTGGATACGCTCAACTCATATTTTCGATTGGACTTTGAAATCGATCATTCCGATGCCTTGTTAAACGCGGAGAAACCAGGCCGGCATCATCCAGACAACCTTCAAATACTATTGAAAAGCCACAACAGGAATAAACATAATAACAATTGGAATAGATTCACAATTGAAGAACAAATTGACTATATAAATTCAGCAATGAGAATCCAAGCCATAGTGGCTAAGAACTTGATGATCGACCTTGATGAGAAGGTAATTGAGTCCGTAATAGATCGCCTCCGATTGGTATATTGAGGCCAACTCGCTATTAAAGCCCTCGAACGCGGCAGCCCAGACATTGAGAGCGTTAGGTGCACCAATTCCTAAAGTCATCAGCAAAATCTGACTTGAACGGCGATCGCGGCTACTCGCATTGAACACTACAAGGGCCTTCAATGATGACGACAGCCATTGTGTAGCAACGATTGTTACAGAGAGTTACTTGCCCAGGCATATTGTCGATATGCTTAAAAATCTACTTCGCATTCAAATCGTATTTCAAATACGGGATCGATTTCGATGATACAGGACGTACGACCGAACTGAGCATGCTTGATACGCTCTGTGCGATTTTATTCGAAGTCACACATTTAATTATTATCGCCCCTCACCTAATCTTCTGCACCACCACCTCATACCGCCCCACAATCCCATTCCTCTTCTCCCCAGCATCTATTACCCCGCCCTAAGCCTTACGACGATTTTTGATGTTATCCATTTCGGCAAGAGCCGCGCTGACCCCATCTTCGTATAACACCTGCCAATGTGGATGTAGCAGCCTATTGAGCAACAAGTTCGGATTTTTGTCGCCGTCCCCGATCATGTAAAAGCTCTTATCGGCAACTAAGCGGTTGACGTAGCGACCAGGTCCATCGCAAGTAAGTATATGATACTCGGGATTGTCATCACAAAATTGCACAAGCTGCGGAAGACAAGACCGGCCGAAAGATCCGCAAAAATCATGTCCGCTGAGACCTAGCCACTCGA encodes:
- a CDS encoding HNH endonuclease → MKINEKYIEALREINDWTTVANWAIKVGELYPDLLAKANKEAANHKRPSTGLRELAARISSCISTGDFAGLVEVDTAERPRNVRYLSVESKAALIERDITSDTEPLTRDQRIAQDLQSLSTKDFYRLEEMKAVVDTLNSYFRLDFEIDHSDALLNAEKPGRHHPDNLQILLKSHNRNKHNNNWNRFTIEEQIDYINSAMRIQAIVAKNLMIDLDEKVIESVIDRLRLVY